In Georgenia soli, a genomic segment contains:
- a CDS encoding gluconokinase has protein sequence MSDFRVPLAEALDPLVLALDVGSTASRGGLYDAAGRPVLQHRHKVPHQFTTGTDGTSTIDPDQVVDEVEEIVTTLARSELKGRIAGVSLDTFASSLVGVGADGRAVTPCFTYADSRCAAQVNALRAELDEQEVRWRTGTRLHSSYLPARFRWLRETAPSTFASVERWMSLGEYVYQRILGTTAVGTSTAAWTGLLDRRTGQWDAGMLEVSGVAVEQLSEVRDPDRPLEAESRWKALRGARWFPVITDGLASNLGAGADNPATVAAAAATSGAMRVLVSDLPDELPPGLWCYRVDATRSLLGGALNDVGRAASWLEANVRLDGVDVGALLAAEPDPSTPTVLPYFSGERSTGWAADARALLADVSAGTTASMLYRGTMEGVALSYARVAAQLQQVAGQTQQILASGRVTQDLPTWLQVLADALGAPVVPVTIKRSTLHGTALLALDTLAPGVERRPVDVGPTYEPVPSRAQYYTDRAARYEQLYRSVVAGS, from the coding sequence ATGTCCGACTTCCGCGTTCCGCTCGCCGAAGCCCTCGACCCGCTCGTCCTCGCCCTCGACGTCGGTTCCACCGCCAGCCGTGGCGGGCTCTACGACGCCGCCGGCCGGCCGGTGCTGCAGCACCGGCACAAGGTTCCTCACCAGTTCACCACCGGGACGGACGGCACCTCGACCATCGACCCCGACCAGGTGGTCGACGAGGTGGAGGAGATCGTCACCACGCTCGCCCGCAGCGAGCTGAAGGGTCGGATCGCCGGCGTCTCGCTGGACACCTTCGCCTCCTCGCTCGTCGGCGTGGGGGCGGACGGGCGCGCGGTCACCCCCTGCTTCACCTACGCCGACTCACGGTGCGCGGCGCAGGTGAACGCCCTGCGGGCGGAGCTCGACGAGCAGGAGGTGCGGTGGCGGACGGGGACGCGGCTGCACTCGAGCTACCTGCCGGCCAGGTTCCGGTGGCTGCGCGAGACGGCGCCGTCGACCTTCGCGTCCGTCGAGCGGTGGATGTCCCTCGGCGAGTACGTGTACCAGCGGATCCTGGGCACGACCGCCGTCGGCACCTCGACCGCCGCGTGGACCGGGCTGCTCGACCGGCGCACGGGCCAGTGGGACGCCGGCATGCTCGAGGTGAGCGGCGTCGCCGTCGAGCAGCTGTCCGAGGTCCGCGACCCGGACCGGCCGCTGGAGGCGGAGTCCCGGTGGAAGGCCCTGCGCGGCGCCCGCTGGTTCCCGGTCATCACCGACGGGCTCGCCTCGAACCTCGGGGCGGGTGCCGACAACCCGGCGACCGTCGCTGCCGCCGCCGCCACCAGCGGCGCCATGCGCGTTCTCGTCTCCGACCTGCCGGACGAGCTTCCCCCGGGCCTGTGGTGCTACCGCGTGGACGCGACCCGCTCGCTGCTCGGCGGTGCGCTGAACGACGTGGGGCGCGCGGCCTCCTGGCTGGAGGCGAACGTCCGCCTCGACGGCGTCGACGTCGGGGCCCTCCTCGCCGCCGAGCCGGACCCGAGCACCCCGACCGTGCTGCCGTACTTCTCCGGCGAACGTTCCACCGGCTGGGCCGCCGACGCCCGGGCGCTCCTCGCCGACGTCTCCGCGGGCACCACCGCGTCCATGCTCTACCGCGGGACGATGGAGGGCGTGGCGCTGTCCTACGCCCGGGTCGCCGCCCAGCTGCAGCAGGTGGCCGGCCAGACGCAGCAGATCCTGGCCAGCGGCCGGGTGACGCAGGACCTGCCGACGTGGCTCCAGGTCCTCGCCGACGCGCTCGGAGCCCCCGTCGTCCCGGTGACGATCAAGCGCTCCACCCTGCACGGCACGGCCCTGCTCGCGCTCGACACGCTGGCCCCGGGGGTCGAGCGGAGGCCCGTCGACGTCGGCCCCACGTACGAGCCCGTGCCCTCCCGGGCGCAGTACTACACGGACCGGGCGGCCCGGTACGAGCAGCTGTACCGCTCGGTCGTCGCGGGGAGCTGA
- a CDS encoding pyridoxamine 5'-phosphate oxidase family protein, with amino-acid sequence MRADQLEELSRDECLRLLREGAVGWVAFPDDDGGAALVPVNYVLHRDELVVTTAYGSKLAAAAQDRVMSFGIGEFDVRARSGWSVVVHGSSRLVGDDLVNPDLPPIDSWAVRGSGVRIAIELGRVSGRRVSADSPAGDSEI; translated from the coding sequence GTGCGCGCGGACCAGCTCGAAGAGCTCTCGAGGGACGAGTGCCTGCGACTGCTGCGCGAGGGCGCAGTGGGCTGGGTCGCCTTCCCCGACGACGACGGCGGCGCCGCCCTCGTGCCGGTGAACTACGTGCTGCACCGGGACGAGCTGGTCGTGACGACCGCCTACGGCAGCAAGCTCGCGGCCGCCGCCCAGGACCGGGTGATGTCCTTCGGCATCGGTGAGTTCGACGTCCGGGCGCGGTCCGGATGGTCCGTCGTCGTCCATGGCAGCTCCCGCCTGGTGGGTGACGACCTGGTCAACCCGGACCTCCCGCCGATCGACTCGTGGGCGGTGCGCGGCAGCGGGGTCCGGATCGCCATCGAGCTCGGCCGGGTCTCCGGCCGGCGCGTCTCGGCAGACTCGCCCGCGGGTGACTCCGAGATCTGA
- a CDS encoding vitamin B12-dependent ribonucleotide reductase: MTVTPASKKSGTARTKRRGLTIPRVFSTAGTHPYDEVEWERRDVVQTNWRTGETVFEQKGVEFPSTWSVNATTIVTTKYFRGALGTEAREQSLKQVIDRVVRTYTAAGKENGYFATDADAQVFSDELTWLLLHQVFAFNSPVWFNVGTESPQQVSACFILSVDDTMDSILNWYREEGLIFKGGSGAGLNLSRIRSSKELLSSGGNASGPVSFMRGADASAGTIKSGGATRRAAKMVVLDVDHPDIEEFVETKAREEDKIRALRAAGFDMDLGGRDITSVQYQNANNSVRVSDEFMRAVEAGGTFGLKARQDGRVIETVDAKDLFRKIAKAAWECADPGLQYDDTINDWHTSPESGRITASNPCSEYLHLDNSSCNLASLNLMKFLRDDDTFDVERFVAAVELVITAMDISICFADFPTEAIAETTRAYRQLGIGYANLGALLMATGHGYDSDGGRSLAASITSLMTASAYRRSAELAAALGAYDGYARNAAGHQRVMRKHAAANDDLRTVNTMDAAIHAAASREWQAGNTLGTEHGWRNAQASLLAPTGTIGFMMDCDTTGIEPDFSLVKFKKLVGGGSMQIVNNTVPRALRRFGYTEETIEAIVEHIAEHGHVVDAPGLRPEHYEVFDTAMGVRSIAPMGHVNMMAAVQPFLSGAISKTVNLPESATVEDIEQVYLEGWKLGLKALAVYRDNCKVGQPLSTGKSAQGTADAGAAAASSAQASSGAPAVAPQPATDGPPRAARKRLPKQRPSVTTSFMVGGAEGYLTAGSYPDDGLGEIFLRLGKQGSTLAGVMDAFSIAISIGLQHGVPLEIFVQKFTNLRFEPAGMTDDPDVRMAQSIMDYVFRRLALDHLPFETRSEMGIFTTAERARYAETGSYAPAEDDLADLNELMDEDGADGSGTPSPTAGAAGAAATAAPSSAGTTPAEPAPAPTPPARPHSSAELLELQQGQRADAPLCMSCGIKMRPSGSCYVCEGCGSTSGCS; the protein is encoded by the coding sequence ATGACCGTCACCCCGGCCAGCAAGAAGAGCGGAACCGCCCGCACGAAGCGGCGTGGCCTCACGATCCCCCGCGTGTTCTCCACGGCCGGCACCCACCCCTACGACGAGGTGGAGTGGGAGCGCCGCGACGTCGTGCAGACCAACTGGCGCACGGGTGAGACGGTCTTCGAGCAGAAGGGCGTCGAGTTCCCGTCCACCTGGTCGGTCAACGCCACCACGATCGTCACCACCAAGTACTTCCGGGGCGCGCTGGGCACCGAGGCCCGCGAGCAGAGCCTGAAGCAGGTCATCGACCGCGTCGTGCGCACCTACACCGCCGCCGGCAAGGAGAACGGGTACTTCGCCACGGACGCCGACGCCCAGGTGTTCTCCGACGAGCTCACCTGGCTGCTCCTGCACCAGGTGTTCGCGTTCAACTCGCCGGTGTGGTTCAACGTCGGCACGGAGTCGCCGCAGCAGGTCTCGGCCTGCTTCATCCTGTCGGTCGACGACACGATGGACTCGATCCTGAACTGGTACCGCGAGGAGGGCCTGATCTTCAAGGGCGGCTCCGGCGCCGGCCTGAACCTCTCACGGATCCGTTCCTCGAAGGAGCTGCTCTCCTCGGGCGGCAACGCCTCCGGGCCGGTCTCCTTCATGCGCGGCGCCGACGCCTCCGCCGGCACCATCAAGTCCGGTGGCGCGACCCGCCGCGCCGCCAAGATGGTCGTCCTCGACGTCGACCACCCGGACATCGAGGAGTTCGTCGAGACCAAGGCGCGCGAGGAGGACAAGATCCGCGCCCTGCGGGCGGCGGGGTTCGACATGGACCTCGGCGGCCGGGACATCACCTCGGTCCAGTACCAGAACGCCAACAACTCGGTGCGCGTCAGCGACGAGTTCATGCGCGCCGTCGAGGCCGGCGGCACGTTCGGCCTCAAGGCCCGCCAGGACGGCCGTGTCATCGAGACCGTCGACGCCAAGGACCTCTTCCGCAAGATCGCCAAGGCCGCCTGGGAGTGCGCCGACCCCGGGCTGCAGTACGACGACACCATCAACGACTGGCACACCTCCCCGGAGTCGGGGCGCATCACCGCCTCGAACCCCTGCAGCGAGTACCTGCACCTGGACAACTCCTCGTGCAACCTCGCCTCGCTCAACCTCATGAAGTTCCTCCGCGACGACGACACCTTCGACGTCGAGCGGTTCGTCGCCGCCGTCGAGCTCGTCATCACCGCGATGGACATCTCCATCTGCTTCGCCGACTTCCCGACCGAGGCGATCGCCGAGACGACCCGCGCCTACCGCCAGCTGGGCATCGGCTACGCCAACCTCGGGGCCCTGCTCATGGCCACCGGCCACGGCTACGACTCCGACGGCGGACGCTCCCTCGCGGCGTCGATCACCTCCCTGATGACGGCGTCGGCGTACCGGCGCTCCGCCGAGCTCGCCGCTGCCCTCGGCGCCTACGACGGCTACGCCCGCAACGCCGCCGGCCACCAGCGGGTGATGCGCAAGCACGCCGCCGCCAACGACGACCTGCGCACGGTCAACACCATGGACGCCGCCATCCACGCCGCGGCGAGCCGGGAGTGGCAGGCCGGCAACACCCTCGGCACGGAGCACGGGTGGCGCAACGCGCAGGCCTCGCTGCTCGCCCCCACCGGGACCATCGGCTTCATGATGGACTGCGACACCACCGGCATCGAGCCCGACTTCTCCCTCGTGAAGTTCAAGAAGCTCGTGGGCGGCGGGTCGATGCAGATCGTCAACAACACCGTCCCGCGCGCGCTGCGCCGCTTCGGCTACACCGAGGAGACGATCGAGGCGATCGTCGAGCACATCGCCGAGCACGGCCACGTCGTCGACGCCCCGGGCCTGCGGCCCGAGCACTACGAGGTGTTCGACACCGCCATGGGCGTGCGCTCCATCGCCCCCATGGGGCACGTGAACATGATGGCCGCCGTCCAGCCGTTCCTCTCCGGCGCCATCTCCAAGACCGTCAACCTGCCCGAGTCGGCGACCGTCGAGGACATCGAGCAGGTCTACCTCGAGGGGTGGAAGCTCGGCCTGAAGGCGCTCGCCGTCTACCGCGACAACTGCAAGGTCGGCCAGCCTCTCTCCACCGGGAAGTCGGCGCAGGGCACGGCCGACGCCGGAGCCGCGGCTGCGTCGTCGGCCCAGGCGAGCTCCGGGGCTCCCGCCGTCGCCCCGCAGCCGGCCACGGACGGCCCGCCGCGCGCGGCGCGCAAGCGCCTGCCCAAGCAGCGGCCGTCGGTCACGACGTCCTTCATGGTGGGCGGCGCGGAGGGGTACCTCACCGCCGGCTCCTACCCCGACGACGGACTGGGCGAGATCTTCCTGCGCCTGGGCAAGCAGGGCTCGACCCTGGCCGGCGTGATGGACGCGTTCTCGATCGCGATCTCGATCGGCCTGCAGCACGGCGTGCCGCTGGAGATCTTCGTGCAGAAGTTCACGAACCTGCGCTTCGAGCCGGCCGGTATGACGGACGATCCCGACGTCCGGATGGCGCAGTCGATCATGGACTACGTCTTCCGCCGTCTGGCGCTGGACCACCTGCCGTTCGAGACCCGCTCCGAGATGGGCATCTTCACGACGGCCGAGCGGGCCCGGTACGCCGAGACCGGCTCGTACGCGCCGGCCGAGGACGACCTGGCGGACCTCAACGAGCTCATGGACGAGGACGGCGCCGACGGATCCGGGACGCCCTCGCCGACGGCTGGTGCCGCGGGTGCGGCTGCCACGGCTGCGCCGTCGTCCGCCGGCACCACGCCCGCGGAGCCGGCGCCCGCCCCGACGCCGCCGGCCCGGCCGCACTCGTCCGCCGAGCTCCTCGAGCTGCAGCAGGGTCAGCGCGCCGACGCCCCGCTGTGCATGTCGTGCGGCATCAAGATGCGTCCCTCGGGCTCGTGCTACGTGTGCGAGGGCTGCGGGTCGACCAGCGGCTGCAGCTGA
- a CDS encoding ECF transporter S component: MAPDGVSTAVPLSRRMVVALVLASTLGLLAFGWPLVVEPGAALADGTSAPLVLGVVLAAALVVLFVGLGDGGIDVKAVAMLGLLSAVGAVLRPVAGGTGGVETVFLVIVLGARVFGPGFGFVLGSTTLLASALLTGGVGPWLPFQMLGAAWVGLGAGLLPGRLRGWGEVVALAGYGAVASLAYGWAMNLSFWPFQLGAGTAISFVPGDPVGANLSRFVVYSLTTSLAWDLGRALTTAVGVALLGRPVLATLRRAAVRASFR; this comes from the coding sequence ATGGCACCGGACGGCGTCAGCACCGCCGTGCCGCTGAGCCGCCGCATGGTCGTGGCGCTCGTGCTCGCCTCGACGCTCGGCCTGCTCGCCTTCGGGTGGCCGCTCGTGGTGGAGCCGGGGGCCGCGCTCGCGGACGGCACCAGCGCCCCGCTGGTTCTCGGCGTCGTCCTGGCGGCCGCGCTCGTTGTGCTGTTCGTCGGCCTCGGCGACGGCGGGATCGACGTCAAGGCCGTCGCGATGCTCGGGCTGCTCTCCGCCGTGGGGGCGGTGCTGCGGCCCGTGGCCGGCGGGACAGGCGGCGTCGAGACGGTCTTCCTCGTCATCGTCCTCGGCGCGCGGGTGTTCGGGCCGGGCTTCGGCTTCGTCCTCGGCTCCACCACGCTGCTCGCCTCCGCCCTGCTGACGGGTGGGGTCGGGCCGTGGCTGCCGTTCCAGATGCTCGGGGCCGCGTGGGTCGGTCTCGGCGCGGGCCTGCTGCCCGGGCGGCTGCGCGGGTGGGGCGAGGTCGTGGCGCTGGCCGGCTACGGGGCGGTGGCGTCGCTGGCGTACGGGTGGGCGATGAACCTGTCCTTCTGGCCGTTCCAGCTCGGTGCTGGCACGGCGATCTCGTTCGTGCCGGGCGACCCGGTCGGCGCGAACCTAAGCCGGTTCGTCGTGTACTCGCTCACGACGTCCCTCGCCTGGGACCTGGGCCGGGCGCTGACGACGGCGGTGGGGGTCGCCCTGCTGGGCAGGCCCGTGCTCGCCACCCTTCGCCGCGCGGCCGTGCGGGCGTCTTTCCGCTGA
- a CDS encoding cob(I)yrinic acid a,c-diamide adenosyltransferase — protein sequence MTRIYTGTGDDGTTGLFFGGRASKGDVLVDAYGDVDEAVAVLGVARAGCADAALADRILRLQRELFVVGADLATHPERRRRLVDGVSRVTTEMVAALERLIDDLVTERPLRPVFVVPGATTTSAALDHARTVVRRAERHAVGAREAGRAVAEPALIYLNRLSDLLFVLARHAAGEAEEPASHE from the coding sequence GTGACGCGCATCTACACCGGCACCGGCGACGACGGCACGACCGGCCTCTTCTTCGGCGGTCGGGCCTCCAAGGGCGACGTCCTCGTGGACGCGTACGGGGACGTGGACGAGGCGGTCGCGGTGCTGGGCGTGGCACGCGCGGGCTGCGCCGACGCCGCCCTGGCCGACCGGATCCTGCGGCTGCAGCGCGAGCTGTTCGTCGTGGGCGCGGACCTGGCCACCCATCCCGAGCGGCGCCGGCGCCTGGTCGACGGCGTGTCACGGGTGACCACGGAGATGGTGGCGGCTCTCGAGCGGCTCATCGACGACCTCGTGACCGAGCGGCCGCTGCGTCCCGTCTTCGTCGTCCCGGGCGCCACGACGACGAGCGCGGCGCTCGACCACGCACGGACGGTCGTACGCCGCGCGGAGCGTCACGCCGTCGGCGCCCGTGAGGCCGGGCGCGCCGTCGCCGAGCCGGCGCTGATCTACCTCAACCGGCTCTCGGACCTCCTGTTCGTGCTGGCGCGGCACGCGGCCGGCGAGGCCGAGGAGCCCGCGAGCCACGAGTGA
- the cspE gene encoding transcription antiterminator/RNA stability regulator CspE, producing the protein MATGTVKWFNAEKGYGFIAPDDGSADVFAHYSAIQSSGYRSLEENQKVEFDVTQGPKGPQAENIRPL; encoded by the coding sequence ATGGCTACCGGAACTGTTAAGTGGTTCAACGCCGAAAAGGGCTACGGCTTCATCGCCCCCGACGACGGCTCGGCCGACGTCTTCGCCCACTACTCGGCGATCCAGTCCTCGGGCTACCGCTCGCTCGAGGAGAACCAGAAGGTCGAGTTCGACGTCACCCAGGGCCCCAAGGGCCCGCAGGCGGAGAACATCCGCCCGCTCTGA
- a CDS encoding ABC transporter ATP-binding protein, whose translation MIRFENLSVTYAGAAAPVLRDVDAHVEEGELCLVVGPTGSGKSTLLGAAAGRVPHFTGGEVAGRVLVEGRDTRDHLPRDLADVVGIVAQDPLAGFVTDTVEEELAFGMEQIGVDPALMRKRVEEVLDLLGLAGLRDRALADLSGGEQQRVAIGAVLTAQPRVLVLDEPTSALDPAAAEDVLAALARLVHDVGITVLLAEHRLERVVQFADRVIALGDDGTVVSGPPAQVLAGSAVAPPVVELGRLAGWDPLPLSVRDARRLAAPLRERLLAAPQRHAPERPTAEAKQPLSGRPTATAKQPLSERRERPKWSFAVADEHLGRSRRAADDEGRTARSAEAPATLTARGLAVRHGAVDAVRGADLTLHAGEIVALMGRNGSGKSSLLWALQGQGPRSAGIVHLAGPDADPATLTPAAARRHVALVPQSPSDLLYLPTVGQECAAADEQVGAPAGTTRDVLHALAPGVPGDAHPRDLSEGQRLALALAIQLAGRPMVLLLDEPTRGLDYTGKARLADLLRTLRSGGRTVLLATHDVEFVAGCADRVVLLAGGDLVADAPARSVLHDSATFSPQVAKILRPVDVLTVADVRDLLVRDVAGGSGRDRGGPGELDHRGDPGAPGTARDPRAPGTARDPGAPRDHSLGGGAL comes from the coding sequence GTGATCCGTTTCGAGAACCTCTCCGTCACCTACGCCGGTGCCGCCGCACCCGTGCTGCGCGACGTCGACGCCCACGTCGAGGAGGGCGAGCTCTGCCTCGTCGTCGGGCCCACCGGCTCGGGGAAGTCGACCCTGCTGGGGGCGGCCGCCGGGCGTGTCCCGCACTTCACCGGCGGGGAGGTCGCGGGCCGGGTGCTGGTGGAGGGCCGCGACACCCGCGACCACCTTCCCCGGGACCTCGCCGACGTCGTCGGCATCGTCGCGCAGGACCCGCTGGCCGGGTTCGTCACCGACACCGTGGAGGAGGAGCTCGCGTTCGGCATGGAGCAGATCGGCGTGGACCCGGCGCTCATGCGCAAGCGGGTCGAGGAGGTCCTGGACCTGCTCGGCCTCGCCGGACTGCGCGACCGCGCCCTCGCCGACCTGTCCGGGGGTGAGCAGCAGCGGGTGGCGATCGGCGCGGTGCTCACCGCGCAGCCGCGCGTGCTGGTGCTCGACGAGCCCACCTCCGCCCTCGACCCCGCCGCCGCGGAGGACGTCCTCGCCGCCCTCGCCCGCCTCGTCCACGACGTCGGCATCACCGTGCTGCTGGCCGAGCACCGCCTGGAGCGGGTGGTCCAGTTCGCCGACCGGGTCATCGCCCTGGGCGACGACGGGACCGTCGTCTCGGGCCCGCCCGCGCAGGTCCTGGCCGGGTCCGCCGTCGCCCCGCCCGTGGTGGAGCTCGGCCGGCTGGCCGGCTGGGACCCGCTGCCGCTATCGGTGCGCGACGCCCGGCGCCTGGCGGCACCGCTGCGCGAGCGCCTCCTGGCAGCGCCGCAGCGGCACGCCCCCGAGCGTCCGACGGCGGAGGCGAAGCAACCCCTGTCCGGGCGTCCGACGGCGACGGCGAAGCAACCCCTGTCCGAGCGCCGAGAACGCCCTAAGTGGTCGTTCGCGGTGGCAGACGAGCACTTAGGGCGTTCTCGGCGTGCGGCCGACGACGAAGGTCGCACGGCCAGGTCGGCGGAGGCGCCGGCCACACTGACGGCCCGCGGTCTGGCGGTGCGGCACGGTGCCGTCGACGCGGTGCGTGGGGCGGACCTGACGCTTCACGCCGGCGAGATCGTCGCGCTCATGGGCCGCAACGGGTCAGGGAAGTCCTCCCTCCTGTGGGCGCTGCAGGGTCAGGGTCCGCGCAGCGCGGGCATCGTCCACCTCGCCGGCCCGGACGCCGACCCGGCCACCCTCACGCCGGCCGCCGCCCGGCGCCACGTCGCGCTGGTGCCCCAGTCGCCGTCGGACCTGCTCTACCTGCCCACGGTCGGGCAGGAGTGCGCGGCGGCGGACGAGCAGGTGGGCGCCCCGGCGGGCACCACGCGGGACGTCCTCCACGCCCTCGCCCCGGGCGTGCCCGGCGATGCGCACCCGCGGGACCTCTCCGAGGGGCAACGCCTGGCGCTGGCGCTGGCGATCCAGCTCGCCGGCCGGCCCATGGTGCTGCTGCTCGACGAGCCCACCCGCGGGCTGGACTACACGGGCAAGGCCCGCCTCGCCGACCTCCTGCGCACCCTGCGCTCCGGTGGCCGCACCGTGCTGCTGGCCACCCACGATGTCGAGTTCGTGGCCGGCTGCGCCGACCGGGTCGTGCTCCTCGCGGGCGGTGACCTGGTGGCCGACGCCCCGGCCCGTAGCGTGTTGCACGACTCGGCGACGTTCTCCCCGCAGGTCGCCAAGATCCTCCGCCCGGTCGACGTGCTGACGGTCGCCGACGTGCGCGACCTGCTCGTCCGGGACGTCGCCGGAGGGTCCGGGCGCGATCGCGGTGGTCCCGGCGAACTGGACCACCGTGGTGATCCAGGTGCCCCGGGCACCGCTCGCGACCCGCGCGCCCCGGGCACCGCTCGCGATCCGGGCGCACCGCGTGACCACTCGCTCGGCGGAGGTGCGCTGTGA
- a CDS encoding CbiQ family ECF transporter T component, with protein sequence MSARAPHGSARAGRSAVDAGQASTTARPAGGRLHPLGWWAWAGGIAVALTRTTNPVVVLLLLATVVLVVAVHRDDSPWGRAFSAYLVLGGVVIAVRVLFYVLVGVDDASAVVLDLPGVPLPDLLVGVELLGPVHLAGLLGALYGGLRLAALIVTFGAANALANPKRALRCLPASLHHLGTAVVIAVTVTPQLAAAVARVRRAQRLRGLEARGTRAAAARLVPVLQDALDHALALAASMDSRGYARTTTPGGDRRVGAALVVALLAGVLGTYGLLDGATPDWAGLALLAAGAAVAVLASSLAGRRVRRTRYRPDPWRAEEWAVAGCGALAAAAVLVAGALDPAAVSAPLSPPAWPELPPLAALAAVVAAVPAVVRPRSVR encoded by the coding sequence GTGAGCGCTCGCGCCCCGCACGGTAGCGCTCGCGCCGGCCGGTCGGCCGTCGACGCCGGGCAGGCGAGCACCACCGCCCGCCCGGCCGGCGGCCGGCTCCACCCGCTCGGCTGGTGGGCGTGGGCCGGCGGCATCGCCGTCGCGCTGACCCGCACCACGAACCCGGTGGTGGTGCTCCTGCTGCTCGCCACCGTCGTCCTCGTCGTCGCGGTGCACCGGGACGACTCCCCGTGGGGCCGCGCCTTCAGCGCCTACCTCGTGCTGGGTGGCGTGGTCATCGCCGTCCGGGTGCTCTTCTACGTGCTGGTCGGTGTCGACGACGCCAGCGCCGTGGTGCTCGACCTGCCCGGCGTGCCGCTGCCGGACCTGCTCGTGGGCGTCGAGCTGCTCGGGCCGGTCCACCTCGCCGGCCTGCTCGGTGCCCTGTACGGCGGGCTGCGCCTCGCGGCCCTCATCGTCACGTTCGGGGCGGCGAACGCCCTGGCCAACCCCAAGCGCGCGCTGCGCTGCCTGCCCGCCTCCCTGCACCACCTGGGCACCGCCGTCGTCATCGCCGTGACCGTCACCCCGCAGCTCGCCGCGGCCGTCGCCCGGGTGCGCCGTGCGCAGCGCCTGCGCGGCCTCGAGGCGCGCGGGACCCGCGCCGCGGCCGCCCGCCTGGTCCCCGTCCTGCAGGACGCCCTCGACCACGCCCTCGCGCTCGCGGCCTCCATGGACTCGCGCGGCTACGCCCGCACCACCACCCCGGGCGGTGACCGCCGGGTCGGGGCGGCGCTCGTCGTCGCCCTCCTGGCCGGGGTGCTGGGTACGTACGGCCTGCTCGACGGCGCGACGCCGGACTGGGCCGGACTCGCCCTGCTCGCCGCCGGGGCCGCCGTCGCCGTCCTCGCCTCTTCCCTTGCCGGCCGTCGGGTGCGCCGCACGCGGTACCGGCCCGACCCGTGGCGTGCCGAGGAGTGGGCGGTCGCCGGGTGCGGGGCCCTCGCGGCCGCCGCTGTCCTCGTGGCCGGCGCGCTCGACCCGGCCGCGGTGTCGGCCCCGCTGAGCCCGCCCGCCTGGCCCGAGCTGCCCCCGCTGGCGGCCCTGGCCGCCGTCGTCGCCGCCGTGCCCGCCGTCGTACGACCGAGGAGCGTGCGGTGA
- a CDS encoding CPBP family intramembrane glutamic endopeptidase: MLVSLAYIVPLLALTLLAPQAASVTASANALMLGGLAWRVLFPAALLTALGWWRVTGFTTRSTWRSLVPLLPLIVVYAGSMVLLPVWLGVASHSLGYFALVALSSLAVGFGDEAVFRGAVLQALLPRATLRAVLLSSVLWGAQYLGVMAAGVDPALVGLQALHMVGMGIAFAAAVVVTGTIWPLVLIDAVTQTATLPVPGGTSTPDIFTVVVELVMGTLAAAYGIWLLHRHRHVHRHRHAGRSAEDGDPA; encoded by the coding sequence GTGCTGGTCAGCCTGGCGTACATCGTTCCTCTGCTGGCCCTGACGCTCCTCGCGCCGCAGGCCGCAAGCGTCACAGCATCGGCGAACGCCCTCATGCTCGGAGGCCTGGCGTGGAGGGTCCTGTTCCCTGCGGCCCTGCTGACGGCGTTGGGGTGGTGGCGGGTCACCGGCTTCACCACCCGTTCTACCTGGCGGAGCCTCGTTCCTCTCCTGCCGCTGATCGTGGTCTACGCGGGTTCGATGGTCCTGCTACCGGTATGGCTGGGCGTGGCGAGTCACAGCCTCGGATACTTCGCGCTGGTCGCGCTCAGCTCACTTGCGGTGGGTTTCGGCGACGAGGCCGTCTTCCGCGGGGCGGTGCTGCAGGCGCTGCTGCCGCGCGCGACCCTGCGGGCCGTGCTCCTCTCGTCGGTCCTGTGGGGCGCGCAGTACCTCGGCGTCATGGCCGCAGGCGTCGACCCCGCCCTCGTCGGACTTCAGGCGCTGCACATGGTCGGTATGGGCATCGCCTTCGCAGCCGCCGTCGTGGTGACCGGCACGATCTGGCCCCTGGTCCTCATCGATGCTGTGACGCAGACGGCAACTCTTCCCGTGCCTGGGGGCACTTCCACACCGGACATCTTCACCGTTGTGGTCGAGCTGGTGATGGGCACGCTCGCCGCCGCCTACGGCATCTGGCTGCTGCACCGGCACCGGCACGTGCACCGGCACCGGCACGCCGGCCGCTCCGCCGAGGACGGCGACCCAGCCTGA